DNA sequence from the Papio anubis isolate 15944 chromosome 7, Panubis1.0, whole genome shotgun sequence genome:
GAGGgaagtggaaagaaaataatgtgatACTTCCGATACCCCTGACTTTGTAGACTAAGACCCACAAAATCCATGCTTGCTCTGCCATCATTGCAAATATTAATTTAGAGCGTATGATGTAGAGAGTGTGATATTGCATTGAGAGTCCAGGAACCCCTGATTAGGAACACATTCAGCTGAATGGCCTTAAGagcaaaaatgagattttttggaagaaagagaaattctaCCCCAATTCTTCAACATCGGCTCCTGCCTGGAGATTTTAGCCTGTTGGCCTGTCCCACAATTTTAAGATTTACCCAGCCAAACCCCACAACTGTGTAAGCCAGTTCTTCGAAATAAAACCccatctatcatctgtctattatctatctatctatctatctatctatctatctatctatctatctagccaATCTATCCATCACcctatctatcatttatctacCTTACTGGTTCTGTATTTTCTGGAAAACCTAATTGATATACTGTCATTTGCAAAACTGGAAAAAGCATCATCTGGATTCATCAACACTTGGTGTATATAACTCctaaatgacttatttttttgACATTATTAGAGCTGATGCCCGGACATAAGGAGGGCagcaaagagagacagagggagaattCCCTCAACTCTCTGAAAAGTGCCAGTTGAACTTTCTTATTAAGCAAGCATGGGAACTGACATCAGGGGTGGGGTGTGTAGGCTGGACTGGGCAAAATCAGTGGGGGGCGGGGGGTACAGTATGCAAGTTGGCAGTATCTGGTAATTATGGTTAACTTAAATATTGGGCAACTTGGTGGTCTGACCAGCAACAACAAGGCTGTCAATCAATTGTTCAGCATTCTTTCCAAAGGTGGGACACTCCACAACCTTGGTTATCTCCTAAGGCCAGTTCCTGAAATTCTTAGCAGTGAGGTAGTCATGTGGGTTTTGTGATCAGTGGGAATACATAGAAGAATGCTCTAGTGGTGATGAGCTGAAGCAAGCCCCATCTCTACTCTGTCTCAATTGGATGAAGTCCTCCCAGATTATCCAAGATCATCTTTATCAAAGTTCAACTTATTGTAAGCATTAAACACATCTGCAAAATACCCTCTTGGCAACATGTAGATCCACATTCAATTGAATAAGTAGGTAATACAGTCTAGCCCAATTGATACATAAAACTAATCATTCCTACAAGAAAGGGAAGACTTGAGCTGGACCTGAAGGATAATTAGGAGACAAAATAAGGACTGGCATGGCAGTGAGCAGGAGCAGTGTAGAGTCCCAGGTGGCTTGCAGCTTGTAAGGCATTTGGTCATATGCAAGTTCTAGAAAGGCCAATCTGGGGAAAGTGTGGAGAGTGATGGGGGAGTAGGTTTAGAAGGCTCCAGAAGAGCCGATAGTCCCAGTCCAAACACTGGCAGTGAGAATAGGGAAGAGGGATACAACAGGGAAGATACGGAGATATGGAAGACACTGACTCCACAGCCCTCAGTGGCCCTCCATGTCAGTCACTGCTCATCGATctctatgttctttttttctttccatggtCTTGATGTTCACAGCTTTTTCAACATCGTACTCTGTTTAGCCATCACCATTGTGAAGAATCTCTAGTAGGAGAGGCAACAGAGGTAGCAACATTGTGGCCACAGTTGCGTAGAGTGCATTGAATCCAGCATACTGGCACATACAAGCTTAAATCCCACACTCGTGTGCATGTCCCTGCAccagcacacagacacacagaattTTTGACTGCAAAAGttaattcactcatttttaaTCTTACCTGGAAACTTGTGCAGTTGGAGATTCAGAAATAGCTTTTAAGATATTTGCTTTTGAATCTGTAACTAGAAACCTAGCCCATATATCTCTCTGAGCAAAATGGAAATGGAATAGTATAGCATAAAGGTGCATAGAGACAGTAggttgataaatatttgaaatctcaGTTCTATTCGCACAACAATTCCTAGAGTCTTACCTAGGCAGAGAAATTCCTTTTTGATCATAGTCTGATGaaatttgtctttttccagtGTTTTTGCAACAACTACCACCCATGATAGGTTGCTTCAAGATCTATAACAGTCCCTGAATCTGAAATTGATGAAGTGCCCTGGAGGTCAGCATTGTGTGTGCTGATTCTTAACTCTGCCTCAGTAGGCACACTGGTCCTTAAATCCCCTTCTGAACACATGCATGCCTGTCTCACGGCCCTCATCTCCCTCACTTTTCTCCCTGAGCACACCAGGATGGCCCCCAAGCTTACTTTCAGCTGCTTTTAGCTctatatatttcagaaaaaaaaaaaaagttatcttgtATAcagcatttgaaattattttattcagaaaagtTCACACTGGGCATGTATGCCAAGCTCTGAGCTAAGCTCCAAGGATCCAGAAATATATGAGAAACAGTGTCTGGCCCTCTAGGAGCtctagagaaagagaaatggagacaaTGAAGAGAGCTTAGCCTTGGCCTTGAATAGGGGAAAAAAGGCAATATTGGGGTTTGGCCTTGAGTAGACATCCAGAATACAGCATTCCAGGATGAGTATAACTAGGCTGCTGAGGATGGCCTTTTTTGGAGGTAGCTCAGAAGTGGAAAAGGGAGCTGTGGCACTGGTAGGACAGAAACTTCAAAGACCAGGTGGTGGGGCCTGATATAGAGTCATCTGATTGCCCTTTCCAGTTGAGTTCCAGGTGGtaaggggaaaggaaaagagaccAGTTTCCTGGGCTGTTAGCTAACCCCATGATGGCCAATGGAAGAGCTTCAGGGTAAGGGACACTATTGAAAAATCAGGACCAGCAATATGGATGAAACAGGACACTTCTCCTCTTTATCTTCTGAATCAGCGGAGAAGCAGATGGCACCCTTCGCCTTTGAGCCCTTTGGATCCTTCCATGAGAACAGCTCTTCTctgtaaacaaagaaaaagaggataaTTAGAGGCAGAATGGCACATAGAGAAAGACATCTCAGATGACGgagaggaaaacagagagaaTGGGTGAGGAGAACAGTGCTCCCTAAACGTTCTCTCTTTGTATACACAGAGGAAAGATTATCTGGAGAACACATTTGGGTACATGAGTGATTGTCCAAGGCCCATCAAGTCACTATGGGGACAGCATGCATCATTGTCATCACAAACCTGTAACCCATGCTGACCGAGAAGCTGCAGAATGATGCTGCCATTCCAAAGGGACAACACGAGAGAAGTTGTGATCAAAGGCAAAAATAGAGACAAAGGACAGGAGGCTACCTAGGATAAGAAAGGCCAGAGTGAGCTTGgagagggcagaggctgcaggaaggGAGGAGGCTCAGTAGTGGGCAGCTATCACCAAAGAGGCTCCTCCGGTTTATACTTCTTAAAGGAGAATAGGCACTGTCTCAGGGAAAGGGAGCAATGAGTAAGTATGCACGAGCAGCACTTGGGAGTGAAGAAGGGGGCAGCCAAGGCACTGGAGAGGCTGAACTCTGGATCTCCTAACAAATGAATGGGGTCCTCCGTCTCATCCCTGGCAGCACCCATCCAGGTTCAGGAAATggagaagggaggaagtcaaGTAACTGGAGTGTTGGCTTTTGAGGCACAGACTCAGCCCTGCCACCTACTTACCTTCCTTTGCAGGCTGCATCAGGCCTTTGAGGCCTCCTGGGCCATGCTTGAAAGGCCTCCAGCTGCAGGGACATGTCATGGCTTCTGGGAAATGTCACGACGAGGTTCTGCAGGAGAGAACACAGGGATGTCAGGGCGCCCCGTCAGCATCAGGAGCCCACATTGAGTGAGAGGCTTGTGACCCAGCCTCACAGACTTGGATTTTGGGAAAAATTCATCTCTGACTTGAGTGGGAGGCACCTCAGGGCTGGGATCTCTTCAAGCCCATTTGGGAAATCTGGGGTGTTTTCAGCTCCTATCTCCAACCCTTCCAGCCTGCCCAAGCGCACAGGGGCTGCTCCTCTTGCCCTTACCACCTGCCTCTCATGCCCGGCCCCAGTCACTGGTCTGAAGGGGCTCTGACAATTCACATTAAGAGACTTAGGAATGCCGCAATTTCATAACTGTCTTCCCACAAAGAAACTGTAGCTTAATAGGAGCCAGACCTACATCTGGAGTTGGAAACTGCAAAGGCGGGACTTCAGATATCTAGGACAAGGCAGCCTCTGAAAAGAGGGGGCAATTTCTTGGTAGAGGCAGGAATTTTCCTAGGCCCCTGACATCCCAGCCAGGGCTGCTCCTCGTGCCCTTCCTTCCCTGAGGCCCAGGCTGCCACGAAAGACAATGATCCCAGAAAGACACACAAGTGGATCCCTGGGCTTAGCAGGGATGGAGCAGCCTGGTCTGAACAAGATGCATGGGCTGGCCATTTAGAAGCCCCTTCTTCAGGAGAGTCCTGCACTCAGGAACTACATGGGAGAAGTGAAGTGGGTGCTCTAAAAAGCAACTGCTAGCACATGCTTGGAACCCTGTGGGCTGCCCCGGAAGCCCCAACGGACGCAACTGCCACTGggcgggtgggggaggggaggcagctTGGGCAGCCAAGGGGCCCAGTCTCCTACAAACTTCCTGCACACCTGGGGAAGGCAGCAGCTCTGGGGTCTGCAGGGGGGGCACCTCATGGTTCCTAACTCTCCTAGAAATGAAAAGGGATTCAAAGAGACCCACTTGATAACCTGTCCGGCTGCATAGCAGTGAGGCTTCCTCCTTTAGTAGGTTCTTGAAATTGTATATCTATATACAGAtagataaatatacatatacaatatacaGAGTGGCTGCAGGTTTGCTACAGCAAGGCAGTGGGTAAAGGTGATGGGTGTGCAGTGGTGGACTCTGGAACCCTCCAAGGGGCTCCCCTGCTGGACACAGAACTGGAGCCTTTGAGCGGCTGACCAAGACAAAAAGGAAGAGGGACGAGACAGAAGGCAGGGCCGCAAGGATGCAAGGCCTTGTCTACTAAGTCCTACTCTCCCATGTAGGCCATTACCCCCGACctatctgagcttcagtttctctgAAAGGAAAATGGGTCATCAAGAGACAAATAcacaagaggaaaggaaaaatcatGAGGGCAAAAGGTCCAGGGtgaatggagggaaggaaaaaattgCAGAGATCAAGTAGAACCACAGACAGGAGAGAGCCTTTGGCAAGATAGCGGCAGGGAGGTAAAAGAGAGGGGAAGTGGCGGGAAGCCAAGAAGAATTGGGTGGCAAGGAGAAGGAAGCTAAGGGTGGAACAGTGGAGACCTGGGGAAGGTAGAATCAGGAACCAGGGCCAAAGTGCAGAAGAAACAGCCTACTGGACCAGCCAGTGTTGGAGGGTGGACCTGGGACGTGCAAGacattttcttctcattccaGTCAGAGGCAGGAGACAGGAACTGAAGGGGGCCAGCTAAGGCAGGACAGGAGGAAGGCAGAAAGCTCAAAGTGTCCTTCTCCTGTCCCCTCAACCCCTCTCCCTCCAACCCTTCCAAAAGCCTTGCCCCAGAAACAAGGGAATAGAACCCAGGAAGGTTGAGTAGAGGGATGGGGTTTGGGCATCCTTTCCAGAGAGAAATGATAGCTTAACAGTGATCAGCTGAATGGCCGGGAAACACCCCCATAATGGTGGAGGGCTGAGCATCTAGTACCTTAGCCTAGGGGAAAGGGACAGGCTTGAGGTCTTCCTGGACTCCTCTAGCTGAGGTCTCCTGTCCAGGGAAGCTCAGGTGTGAGGGAGACTCAGAAACGGCTCCCAGGTGGAGATTGGGCTGCCTCCTCTGGGGAGGCTGCTTGAAGCCTAGTGGGTACAGCACAGAATAGCCAGGAGAGGGGGGTGCCAAGGCATGCCCCCCTCACAAAAGCCCCCATGAGGCTGCTCTCAAAACCCTAGCAGGAGCACCTCCACTTTTCCTTCCTCCAATCCCAGGGGGTAGGGGAACTCACTTTGGACCCAGAGAAGCCCTCACATAGTCCTCCTGCTGGCCAACTCTGCTATCTCAAGTCCCAGTGCCCTGGGAGATGAAGGCCATTGCTGCAGATGAAAACCAGAATCAGACATCTGGGGAAGAAGTGTGATcccaaggaaggaaataaatggcTCCCAAAATTGCTTAGTGCTCTCCTACTAAGCAGGAGGAGATGGATGTAGGATTTCTCTTCAGGCAGGGCTCTGGAGCATCTAACTGTGGTGTTGCTGTTGGATCATGCTCACACATGTAGAGAGCCAGCAGAAAAGGATTTTGTGGGGAAGGTCCATTAAAAACCTTTCAAGGTAAATCAAAGTTCAATAGACCCAACTGCCGGGCATCCTGGCAGGGGTGGTGTCCTGGACAGGACACCACACCACTCACTTCCCTTTGCATTTCCCTATTGCCACTCTCCTTTGATATTTGTTTAGGAATTCACCCATCTGTAAGCTCATTGctttatcaaatatttgttgagctttGCTGGGCAGAggggatataaaaatgaatgagactaAGTTCCTGCATTCAAGTACCTTCCTGGGTAGTGAGAAAGGGCAGACTGACATGCCgagaatgaagagagaaatataGGATGCAGGCGGATGGCTCAGGTAGACACATCCCTTAGTCCCTGCTCTCATGGGTAAATACAGCTACTGGGAGGAAGTTAACATCAAAAAATCCTCCAGGGGAGTCAATATTTGTTGCTTCTCACCAGGCAGATAGGAAGTTGGAAACCAGAAAGTTCTTTGCCCATTCGGGAATTTAGAGTCTAAAATCAAAACATACTCACACCTATTAATTGGGGTCCTTCCCTTGAGCAGCACCGATAtcagggaaaagaaaactacTTGGTGAGTTAGGATACAGCGAGAGGGGTCTCAAAGACAGCCATTGAAAATGCCCCCAAATGCTGGAGACCTCAGGTTTGAAGGGGTTCTGATGGCCTTATGGACTTATAAAGGACATGGTTCAGAGGTTTCCTCAGACCAGCACAGGACTCGGGGAGGGGGAGCAGGGAAGCCCCCAGGATCTAGATTTTGGGGATGTCAGTGCTACAGGGACTGGGCTTGTGACTGGGAGCTGCCTCTTTGGTGTCCCCAGTTGAAGAGCAGAGGTCCAGGATGGGTCCCAAGAAGATGGGGACAGCCCAGATGATGGTCAAGGCAGTCTTGGCTGGCGGGGGAAGGGGGTTCCTGGAAGGGGCCACGAAGAGGTGGAGTGACACTGGAGTATCACCAAGGTGGTGCTTCCTCGCCACCAGAAAGCCTGGcctgaggaggagaaaggaggaagatgaCTCAGCTGGAGTGACAGCCTGCCTACTCCCTGCTGCCCCTGTATTGGGCTATCACTGCTGGGGAGTGCATCCAAACAGAGGGCTATTTGATAAGTCTGAAATGTCCACAGGACTCCCAACTCAGGAGAGACAAATgggcagaaacagaaaagtaaatgctgagattatatctgaagaaagagaaagagcacagCAAGAGCAGAGCAAAGAGTCAGGATGAAAAACCTCATGGtgtcaaaaaagaaggaaggagaggagaggaagaagagagtgtCCCATAGGAAACCAGAGTCAGAGTGAGGTCAGGACACGGCTAACAGCACAGGAAGAGGTGACTGGCTGGACCTCGCCCAAAGAGGATTGAGCCTGAAGGCTTCAGGGATATGGTCTGTGCTTCGTCCTTCTGCCCCTAACTCTGGGGACATGCCTCTCTTGGGGATAGAATGCAGATGAAGAGAAACAGAAGTGGCCAAGTCAAGAAGCCACGGGCTGAGGGTGCCCCAGCTGCCCACCTCCCTTGGGGCAAACTACATGGATAAGCAGTTGCATGATATGCACCCGAAGCCAGTCCCTGGGAAGCCCTGCCATTGAGAGTCAGTGCCACCACACGGCCCTCTCTGCACCCCTAGACCCCATGGATAGGGAGAAGGGTTGGTCCTGGACCCAGAGGACCCCTCAAGTGGAGTGAGGCTCCCCAACTGCTCTTGCCCAGAGAGCTCTGCCTATGAAGGGGCCCACCAAAGAGACCAGAGCTGAGAGATGGTACAAGCTCCCCTGCGGCAGTTGTGGTTGTAAAAAGGGGGGTCTCAGGATGAGATCTGGGTGCCTGAAAAATGGTCAAATCACAGTTCAGTTCAAGAAGCAAGCAGCAGTAGTCTGCTCCACGAGGTTAGGCTGAGGGCTGCTCTTCAGCTTGGCTCCCAAGGTGGCTTGCTCTGGATCAGCTGCTTTGAGTATTTGACCCGTGAGTGACCTGCCACTTTCAGGTCGTCTTGGACCCCAAGCCAAAGTCTCACAGAAGTTGCCACTCATGACTTGCCTGAGTACATggcaccaaaacaaacaaagccggcctgctttcttttcctttctcattccaCCACTCTCCACAGTCATGTCTCCATTCACTGATGTATTGTCCACTGAAGAGCTATTAACTTGGCCTTGATACGAGACATAAAATACGAACAGCTATTAACTAGGCCTTGATACGAGAGAGTGGCACATAGTCCCTAACTTTAagtagctcactgcatcctgagGAAAGATATGGTCCTCATGGGGAGGGGGTATTGGTGATGCTCGCTGGGGCCTTCCTTAGACTTCAGATATCAAGCCCTCATAGCCTATCTCTTCTATTGTACCTCACAGGGAACTAAAATAACTTTAGATTGTAAAGGTAGCTAAAATGTTACTAGAAAACAGCttcaattagaaaatattttaggggTGGCAAGGAGTGAGCAGGCCTCTGCCCATCAAGGTCTCATGGTCTTACAGGAGACACTACTTTGGGTGGACATGGTTCAGAGGTTTCCTCAAAGGAGCACAGGACTAGGGGAGAAGGAGCAGGGAATCCCCCATGATCCAGATTTTGGGGATGTCAAATCTCATTGTCTGCCTTTATGCCATACTGGCATTTTAAGGACCAGGAGAAATCTTCAGGGCTACATGTCCAATGTGGAGAGTGCCCTGAAATTctggaaactccatctcttaagGGTTCTGATGGTGTCATATGGGCTTATCAGGAACAAGCATCAGATGCTTCCTGTGACCAGCACAGGACTAGGGGAGGTGGAGCAGGGAAGGCCCCAGGATCCAGGTTTTGGGGAGGTCAGTGCTGTAGGGGCTGGGCTTGTGTCTGGAAGCTGCCTCCTTTTGTGTTCCCAGTTGAAGGGCAGAGGGTGGTGGGCTGCTCTTAAGAAGATGGGACAGCCCAGATGATGGCCAATGGGAGTCTCGGGGGATCCTGAAGGGGGCCAAGAGGAGCGGGGGTGAGGCTACGGTATCATTCAAGGGTATCATTCACATGTTGCTTCCTTGTGATTAGAAAGCCAGGTTTGGGGAATGATTAAATGGTAAATTCTGTAATGCGTGTGTTTCATTGCAATTTTCTAGATATAGCATGGGGAGGAGAGAAGGTGT
Encoded proteins:
- the LOC101025862 gene encoding spermatogenesis-associated protein 8, producing MTCPCSWRPFKHGPGGLKGLMQPAKEGSLLSFVSIFAFDHNFSRVVPLEWQHHSAASRSAWVTEKSCSHGRIQRAQRRRVPSASPLIQKIKRRSVLFHPYCWS